A genomic segment from Bubalus bubalis isolate 160015118507 breed Murrah chromosome 5, NDDB_SH_1, whole genome shotgun sequence encodes:
- the CDC42EP2 gene encoding cdc42 effector protein 2, translating into MSTKVPIYLKRGSRKGKKEKLRDLLSSDMISPPLGDFRHTIHIGSGGGNDTFGDISFLQGKFHLLPGTAMDETQEDSSFEMPFQFTRTATLCGRELPDGPSPLLKNAISLPVIGGPQALTLPAAQAPPKPPRLHLETPQPSPQEAGTVDVWRIPEAGAAHSELTPESGAEEPFLSHASSLLSLHVDLGPSILDDVLQIMDQDLGHLQIPT; encoded by the coding sequence ATGTCCACCAAGGTGCCCATCTATCTGAAGCGCGGCAGCCGCAAGGGCAAGAAGGAGAAGCTGCGGGACCTGCTGTCCTCGGACATGATCAGCCCGCCGCTGGGGGACTTCCGCCACACCATCCACATCGGCAGCGGAGGTGGCAACGACACATTCGGTGACATCTCCTTCCTGCAGGGCAAGTTCCACCTCCTGCCGGGGACGGCGATGGACGAGACCCAGGAGGACAGCAGCTTCGAGATGCCCTTCCAGTTCACACGCACGGCCACACTGTGTGGGCGGGAGCTCCCGGACGGGCCGTCCCCTCTGCTCAAGAATGCCATCTCCCTGCCGGTCATCGGCGGGCCCCAGGCTCTCACCCTACCCGCCGCCCAGGCACCCCCCAAGCCCCCTCGCCTGCACCTGGAGACCCCGCAGCCCTCCCCGCAGGAGGCGGGGACTGTGGACGTGTGGAGGATCCCAGAGGCTGGCGCCGCCCACAGTGAGCTGACCCCCGAGTCCGGGGCGGAGGAGCCCTTCCTGTCCCACGCCAGCTCCCTGCTGTCCCTGCACGTGGACCTGGGGCCTTCCATCCTGGACGACGTCCTCCAGATCATG